Proteins co-encoded in one Psychromonas sp. L1A2 genomic window:
- a CDS encoding Hsp20 family protein encodes MNTIDLTPLYRNSVGFDRLASLIDHALSTDTKASGYPPYNIEILGENEYTISLAVAGFSQDELDIQVEKGVLTISGNKQNTQEEHKYLHQGIPHQSFERKFNLADYVGVTGAALSNGLLNINLVKEIPETMKPKKISINQVDKSLTHQKQEKVINDNSKNKDKVA; translated from the coding sequence ATGAATACAATTGATTTAACTCCCCTTTACCGTAATAGTGTTGGCTTTGATCGATTAGCCTCATTGATTGATCACGCGTTAAGCACAGACACAAAAGCATCAGGTTACCCACCTTATAATATCGAAATACTGGGTGAAAATGAGTATACGATATCACTTGCTGTAGCAGGTTTTTCACAAGACGAGTTAGATATTCAAGTTGAAAAAGGCGTATTAACTATTTCAGGCAATAAACAGAATACGCAAGAAGAGCACAAATATTTACACCAAGGGATCCCTCACCAATCCTTCGAACGTAAATTCAATTTGGCAGATTATGTTGGAGTAACAGGCGCAGCTCTCTCTAATGGTTTGTTAAATATTAACTTGGTTAAAGAGATCCCAGAAACCATGAAACCTAAAAAGATTTCAATCAATCAAGTTGATAAATCTTTAACTCACCAAAAACAAGAAAAAGTGATTAACGATAACAGTAAAAATAAAGACAAAGTCGCTTAA
- a CDS encoding alpha-hydroxy acid oxidase, producing the protein MTLKFMRLKDCHNFQDFRTLAKKRLPSPIFNYIDGGSDDETTYRRNTAAFETCDLIPSVLAGVKDVDLSVTVMGQKLAMPVYCSPTALQRLFHHQGERAVAGAAEKYGTMFGVSSLGTVSMEEIAKQTNTPQVYQFYFHKDRELNKAMMQRAKTAGVQVMMLTVDSITGGNRERDLRTGFSIPFRLNLSGMLQFVLKPMWGINYVTHEPFSLPQLDEHVDMGNGATSIGDYFTNMLDPSMDWDDVAEMVKFWDGQFCLKGIMSREDARKAVEIGCTGIIISNHGGRQLDGSRSSFDQLAEIVAEVGDEIDVIFDSGVQRGTHVLKALSLGAKAVGIGRMYLYPLGAAGQPGVERALGLMRAELERDMKLMGKTSVSQLSSDNLRFRT; encoded by the coding sequence ATGACATTGAAGTTCATGAGATTAAAAGATTGCCATAATTTTCAAGATTTTCGTACCTTGGCTAAAAAACGTTTACCCAGTCCTATCTTTAATTATATTGATGGTGGCTCAGATGACGAAACAACCTATCGACGTAATACTGCAGCTTTTGAAACCTGTGATTTGATACCGAGTGTACTGGCGGGTGTTAAAGATGTGGACTTATCTGTGACGGTAATGGGGCAAAAATTAGCAATGCCGGTTTATTGTTCACCAACGGCATTACAACGTTTATTTCATCATCAAGGTGAAAGGGCGGTCGCTGGTGCCGCTGAAAAATACGGCACTATGTTTGGCGTGTCGTCATTGGGTACCGTGAGCATGGAGGAAATTGCAAAACAAACCAATACACCTCAGGTCTATCAATTTTATTTTCATAAAGATCGTGAATTAAACAAAGCCATGATGCAACGGGCAAAAACAGCTGGGGTGCAAGTCATGATGTTAACGGTTGACTCAATCACGGGTGGTAATCGAGAGCGAGATTTACGTACGGGCTTCTCAATTCCATTTCGGTTAAACCTAAGTGGCATGTTGCAGTTTGTGCTGAAACCGATGTGGGGCATTAATTATGTGACGCATGAACCTTTTAGTTTACCGCAGCTGGATGAGCATGTGGATATGGGAAATGGTGCGACCTCGATTGGTGACTATTTCACTAATATGCTCGATCCATCAATGGATTGGGATGATGTCGCTGAGATGGTTAAGTTTTGGGATGGCCAATTCTGTTTAAAAGGTATTATGAGCCGAGAAGATGCTAGAAAAGCCGTTGAAATTGGTTGCACGGGTATCATTATTTCTAATCATGGAGGACGTCAATTGGATGGTTCTCGCAGTTCTTTTGATCAATTAGCTGAAATAGTGGCTGAAGTGGGTGACGAAATAGATGTTATTTTTGATAGCGGTGTTCAGCGAGGAACGCATGTATTAAAAGCATTGTCATTAGGTGCAAAAGCAGTCGGTATTGGACGAATGTATTTATACCCGCTTGGTGCTGCAGGTCAACCGGGTGTAGAAAGAGCATTGGGTTTAATGCGTGCAGAGTTGGAGCGAGATATGAAGCTAATGGGGAAAACATCTGTGAGTCAGCTTTCTAGCGATAATCTACGTTTTCGAACTTAG
- a CDS encoding YhcB family protein, giving the protein MNESNELIPLLLALIAGGLIGFLIYHLTLGKSKASKQQEELDKNKIELETYKTQVNEHFNSSAELMGQVANSYQALYNHMADQSQSLLGETATTQFPLLKQSDDTDEEIEIAETEIKPEEVEATDTEVNPEEAEATDTEVNSEDVQTTDTEVKSEDAEATDTEVKSEDPETTKTEEAETEVKKEETK; this is encoded by the coding sequence ATGAACGAATCAAATGAATTGATACCTTTACTCTTAGCGCTTATTGCCGGTGGCCTTATTGGCTTTCTTATTTATCATTTAACACTTGGTAAAAGCAAAGCTTCTAAACAACAAGAAGAGCTTGATAAAAACAAAATAGAATTGGAAACATACAAAACACAAGTCAATGAGCACTTTAATAGTAGCGCAGAACTAATGGGACAAGTGGCGAATAGCTACCAAGCTCTTTACAATCACATGGCAGATCAATCACAGTCACTATTAGGCGAGACAGCAACCACTCAATTTCCATTATTAAAACAATCAGATGATACAGATGAAGAAATTGAAATAGCTGAAACTGAAATTAAACCTGAGGAAGTTGAAGCAACTGACACTGAAGTTAACCCGGAAGAAGCTGAAGCAACTGACACTGAAGTTAACTCTGAAGACGTTCAAACAACTGACACTGAAGTGAAATCAGAAGACGCTGAAGCAACTGACACTGAAGTGAAATCAGAAGATCCTGAAACAACTAAAACTGAAGAAGCTGAAACCGAAGTTAAAAAAGAAGAAACAAAGTAA
- a CDS encoding LysR family transcriptional regulator has protein sequence MNSADLTLFAYVADTGSFSKAALQADLSTPALSKRITKLEQSLGVQLIHRTTRRLSLTEAGENLYVHAKNIEGQVSDAIASVSAFSQGLSGHIKLSVPTISGELLLAEAIADFCQKYPNISVDMRLENHFVNLVEEGLDLAIRTGKLEDSSLIAKPLIKSNWVVCCSPSYRDKYGEVTTIEALKTHNCLAYTYQAQGSFDWRFTKDGIEETVRISGSLATNNAQALRKAALAGFGIVYVPRCCVYEDLQKGQLISILPDFTPRQLGVYAIYPFTKHLPEKLKRLIEHLKQAYADKKEYF, from the coding sequence TTGAATTCAGCAGATCTCACTTTGTTTGCTTACGTCGCAGATACAGGTTCTTTCAGTAAAGCCGCACTGCAAGCAGACTTATCAACCCCAGCACTCAGTAAACGAATTACAAAATTAGAGCAATCACTCGGTGTGCAACTAATTCACCGGACTACACGTCGTTTGAGCTTAACGGAAGCCGGAGAAAACCTGTATGTCCATGCTAAAAACATAGAAGGCCAAGTCAGTGATGCGATTGCGTCTGTCTCTGCTTTTAGTCAAGGTTTAAGTGGGCATATCAAGCTGTCCGTTCCTACTATTTCAGGTGAGCTATTACTCGCGGAGGCTATCGCTGACTTTTGTCAAAAATATCCTAATATCAGTGTTGATATGCGACTTGAAAATCACTTCGTTAACCTTGTAGAAGAAGGTTTAGATCTCGCAATACGAACCGGAAAATTAGAAGATTCTAGTTTGATAGCAAAACCATTAATTAAATCTAACTGGGTGGTGTGTTGTTCGCCAAGCTATAGAGATAAATATGGTGAAGTCACCACCATTGAAGCGCTCAAAACACATAATTGTCTTGCTTATACTTATCAAGCTCAAGGGTCTTTTGACTGGCGATTCACCAAAGATGGAATAGAAGAAACAGTGCGTATTAGTGGTAGTTTAGCCACCAATAATGCACAAGCATTGCGTAAAGCTGCCTTAGCAGGTTTTGGTATTGTCTATGTGCCACGTTGTTGTGTTTATGAAGATCTACAAAAAGGACAATTAATCAGTATTTTGCCTGACTTTACACCGAGACAACTCGGCGTTTATGCCATTTACCCTTTCACCAAACATTTACCTGAAAAGTTGAAGCGTTTAATTGAACATCTAAAGCAAGCCTATGCAGATAAAAAAGAATACTTTTAA
- a CDS encoding cupin domain-containing protein produces MKNINLDFSKKVVIDTQQQPWLNSPMAGVRRKPLARSEDQVHVTSIVEYAANSYFSEHPHPQGEEIFVLEGIFSDQDGDYPAGSYLRNPPGSRHKPFSEQGSLIFVKLNQFIATDLETVRINTTTSKWLPGIGHLQVMPLHSVETQHTALVKWPAGEKFQPHRHFAGEEILVISGTFQDEFGAYPKHTWIRSPHMSQHTPFVEEETIILVKTGHLPLN; encoded by the coding sequence ATGAAAAATATTAACCTCGATTTCAGCAAAAAAGTGGTCATTGATACCCAACAACAACCTTGGCTCAATAGTCCAATGGCTGGCGTTAGGCGTAAACCATTAGCAAGATCAGAAGATCAAGTACATGTCACCAGCATTGTTGAATATGCAGCAAACTCTTATTTTAGTGAGCATCCACACCCACAAGGTGAAGAGATTTTCGTGTTAGAAGGTATATTTTCAGATCAAGATGGAGATTACCCTGCCGGCAGTTATTTACGTAACCCGCCAGGTAGTCGCCACAAACCTTTCAGCGAACAAGGCAGTCTTATTTTTGTCAAACTGAATCAGTTTATTGCAACTGATTTAGAAACCGTTCGAATCAATACAACAACATCGAAATGGTTACCGGGTATCGGCCATTTACAAGTAATGCCTTTACATAGTGTTGAAACCCAGCATACCGCATTAGTAAAATGGCCTGCAGGGGAAAAATTTCAACCACACAGACACTTTGCAGGAGAAGAAATATTAGTGATATCAGGTACTTTTCAAGATGAGTTTGGAGCCTACCCAAAACATACTTGGATACGTAGCCCTCACATGAGCCAACATACTCCGTTCGTAGAAGAAGAAACTATTATATTAGTGAAAACGGGGCATCTACCACTAAATTAA
- the queC gene encoding 7-cyano-7-deazaguanine synthase QueC, with the protein MKQYNRKHSVMSKKVVVIYSGGMDSYTVLHKAIEEGLTPYALTFDYGQRHVKEVQVAEQVCKELGVHHKVIDITSINQIIGGSSLTDSSIEVAQGDYEESNMLNTVVPNRNMILLSLAIGYAVSLKADQVYYGAHSGDHDDIYPDCRPIFLEKMNDVAAVANYEKTEIHAPYLQTDKIGILKDGIRMGLDYAKTWTCYNGREQACGQCGSCVERLQAFEKNGITDPIAYEA; encoded by the coding sequence ATCAAGCAATACAATAGGAAACACAGTGTTATGAGCAAAAAAGTTGTCGTTATATATTCAGGTGGGATGGACTCATATACTGTTTTACACAAAGCCATTGAAGAAGGTTTAACACCTTATGCATTAACTTTTGATTATGGGCAACGCCATGTTAAAGAAGTACAAGTTGCAGAGCAGGTTTGTAAAGAACTAGGCGTTCATCATAAAGTCATTGATATTACCTCAATCAATCAAATCATTGGTGGCTCATCATTAACTGATAGTTCAATAGAAGTGGCACAAGGTGATTACGAAGAAAGTAATATGCTTAACACTGTGGTGCCAAATCGTAATATGATTTTATTATCGTTAGCAATTGGTTATGCCGTTTCATTAAAAGCAGACCAAGTTTATTACGGTGCGCATTCTGGCGATCATGATGATATTTACCCTGATTGCCGCCCAATTTTTCTTGAAAAAATGAATGATGTGGCTGCTGTTGCTAACTACGAAAAAACTGAAATCCATGCCCCTTATCTACAAACGGACAAAATAGGTATTTTAAAAGACGGCATTAGAATGGGTTTAGATTATGCTAAAACATGGACCTGTTATAACGGTCGCGAACAAGCCTGTGGTCAATGCGGCAGCTGTGTTGAACGCTTACAAGCCTTCGAAAAAAATGGCATAACAGACCCGATAGCTTACGAAGCTTAA
- a CDS encoding DUF3581 domain-containing protein, which yields MLLDPYYTQQESSIKISAEQASVFAKKECQDFNPIHDPDSKRFCVPGDLLFALALKEYGVSESMNFTFTNMVGDNVALNFPKTDSDHIIVTNDQGKSVLEIKKSGKSSDDIELIESLIKKYVVFSGQNFPTLLMPLMKENNVMFNPARPLVMYNSMNFEFDTLSLNNPVHVELAESTLEVEAKRANEFLHFDIYDGEKVIGRGVKTVVVGGLKPYDHDSITAFAENYLANRNAF from the coding sequence ATGTTATTAGATCCATATTATACCCAGCAAGAAAGCAGCATCAAAATTAGCGCAGAGCAAGCGAGTGTTTTTGCTAAAAAAGAATGCCAAGATTTTAATCCTATTCATGATCCTGATTCAAAACGATTTTGTGTTCCGGGAGATCTATTATTTGCATTAGCATTAAAAGAATACGGTGTTAGTGAATCAATGAATTTCACCTTTACTAACATGGTTGGTGATAATGTTGCACTGAATTTTCCAAAGACTGATAGTGACCATATTATCGTGACAAATGATCAAGGTAAAAGTGTCTTAGAAATTAAAAAATCAGGAAAATCGAGCGACGATATTGAACTGATTGAGTCATTGATCAAAAAATACGTGGTTTTTTCTGGTCAAAATTTCCCTACGTTATTGATGCCATTAATGAAAGAAAATAACGTGATGTTTAATCCTGCGCGTCCATTAGTGATGTACAACAGCATGAACTTCGAATTTGATACCTTAAGCTTAAATAACCCAGTACACGTTGAACTAGCAGAAAGTACGTTAGAAGTGGAAGCTAAACGTGCCAATGAATTTTTACACTTTGATATCTATGATGGCGAAAAAGTGATTGGACGCGGTGTAAAAACGGTAGTGGTTGGCGGGCTTAAACCATACGACCATGATTCGATAACCGCTTTTGCTGAAAACTATTTAGCAAATCGTAACGCGTTTTAA
- the queE gene encoding 7-carboxy-7-deazaguanine synthase QueE, whose protein sequence is MTQNYKVNELFQTIQGEGFYTGVPAIFVRLQGCDVGCAWCDTKHTWEIDPAKKSDLILLTDKSNESDRWADSSAKDIVDEIKRLGYSAKLIVITGGEPCMYDLRELTQVLHEFGFTIQLETSGTYPVLVDAQTWVTLSPKVNMRGKKEVLKEALERANEIKHPVGTEKDIEQLDVLLSKITSIKDKTICLQPISQKAKATVLCMKICIERNWRLSVQMHKYLQID, encoded by the coding sequence ATGACACAAAACTATAAAGTAAATGAACTGTTTCAAACCATTCAAGGCGAAGGTTTTTATACTGGTGTGCCTGCCATTTTTGTTCGTTTACAAGGGTGTGATGTTGGCTGTGCTTGGTGTGATACTAAACATACTTGGGAAATTGATCCTGCTAAAAAGTCTGATTTAATTTTATTGACCGATAAAAGCAATGAATCTGACCGTTGGGCAGATAGCTCAGCGAAAGACATTGTTGATGAAATTAAACGTTTAGGTTATAGCGCAAAGTTAATCGTGATCACTGGTGGTGAGCCTTGTATGTATGACTTGCGAGAGTTAACTCAAGTACTACATGAGTTTGGTTTTACGATTCAATTAGAAACGAGTGGTACTTATCCTGTTCTAGTCGATGCACAAACTTGGGTTACTTTGTCACCTAAAGTGAATATGCGTGGTAAAAAAGAAGTGTTAAAAGAAGCATTGGAACGTGCTAATGAAATTAAGCATCCAGTGGGCACTGAAAAAGATATCGAGCAATTAGATGTTTTATTATCGAAAATAACATCTATTAAAGATAAAACGATTTGCTTACAACCTATTTCGCAAAAAGCAAAAGCCACCGTGTTATGTATGAAAATATGTATTGAACGTAATTGGCGCTTGTCAGTACAAATGCATAAGTATTTACAGATCGATTAA